In a genomic window of Chryseobacterium sp. G0162:
- a CDS encoding lysophospholipid acyltransferase family protein yields MSLISKNDLIKASGLSKIGFLKNPVASAVMSIAKINEVNRLYDKLKDKEGKDFFDSFVRERNLSYVAFEEDLAKIPKTGPFVLVSNHPLGAIDGILMCKILSEVRPDFKVMGNFLLEKIKPMEPYVIAVNPFENRKEAYSSSSGMRETLKHLQEGGCVGIFPAGEVSNKNNPYGEILDKEWEKTALKLIRMAKVPVVPMYFHAKNSRLFYQVAKLHPSLQTLMLPAEMMNDREKPIRIRIGKPISVKAMDEMETIEELGEFLKRKVYMMKSYYEKRKSLAQSINLQNLSVKFPLLKEENIVQNIIDETPIEDIVKDVDKLRGTEKMLFSNGNYEIYFTTYEEIPSIMREIGRQRELTFRAVGEGSNLPFDLDEYDKHYHHLFLWDNGEKKLAGAYRMALGREVMKKYGIKGFYTSSLFEFEQDIHPFFKKVIEMGRAYICQEYQQKPLPLFLLWRGIVHVCLRNPDHKFLMGGVSISNKFSEFSKSLMIEFMRSNYFDSAVAQYITPRNEYKVKLRDRDKSLFFDEMESDLNKLDKIIDDLEPELRLPVLIKKYIKQNAKVIAFNVDPNFNDAIDGLMYIRISDLPESTIKPVLEEMSEQIRKEQENNPADNQ; encoded by the coding sequence ATGAGTTTAATTTCGAAAAACGATCTGATCAAAGCTTCCGGCTTAAGTAAAATTGGGTTCCTAAAGAATCCAGTAGCATCTGCTGTGATGAGCATTGCTAAAATAAATGAAGTAAATAGACTATACGATAAACTAAAAGATAAGGAAGGCAAAGACTTTTTCGACTCATTTGTAAGAGAAAGAAACCTAAGCTATGTAGCTTTTGAAGAGGATCTGGCAAAAATTCCGAAAACCGGACCGTTTGTTCTGGTTTCCAATCATCCACTGGGTGCTATTGACGGAATTCTGATGTGCAAGATCTTATCGGAGGTTCGTCCGGATTTTAAGGTAATGGGAAATTTCCTTTTGGAAAAGATCAAACCTATGGAACCGTACGTAATCGCTGTAAATCCTTTTGAAAACAGAAAAGAAGCTTACAGCAGTTCTTCTGGAATGCGTGAAACACTCAAGCATTTACAGGAAGGAGGCTGCGTAGGTATTTTTCCTGCTGGAGAAGTTTCTAACAAAAACAATCCTTATGGAGAAATTTTAGATAAAGAATGGGAAAAAACGGCACTTAAGCTTATCAGAATGGCTAAAGTGCCCGTTGTTCCTATGTATTTCCATGCAAAGAACAGCCGTCTTTTTTATCAGGTAGCTAAACTTCATCCAAGTTTGCAAACGCTTATGCTTCCTGCAGAAATGATGAATGATAGAGAGAAACCTATCAGAATCAGGATTGGAAAACCAATCTCTGTAAAAGCGATGGATGAGATGGAAACCATTGAGGAACTGGGAGAATTTCTAAAACGTAAGGTTTATATGATGAAATCTTACTACGAAAAAAGAAAATCTCTGGCTCAAAGCATTAACCTTCAGAATCTCTCTGTTAAATTTCCTTTGTTAAAAGAAGAAAATATTGTTCAGAACATCATTGATGAAACTCCTATAGAAGATATCGTCAAAGATGTTGATAAGCTAAGAGGAACAGAAAAAATGCTGTTCAGCAACGGAAACTACGAGATTTACTTTACCACCTATGAAGAAATTCCTTCAATTATGAGGGAGATCGGACGTCAGAGAGAATTAACTTTCCGTGCGGTAGGAGAAGGAAGTAATCTTCCGTTTGACCTTGATGAATATGATAAGCATTACCATCACCTTTTCCTTTGGGATAATGGTGAGAAAAAGCTGGCTGGAGCTTATAGAATGGCTTTGGGTAGAGAGGTAATGAAGAAATATGGTATCAAAGGCTTTTATACAAGCTCCTTATTTGAATTTGAGCAAGATATTCACCCTTTCTTTAAAAAGGTAATTGAAATGGGCCGTGCATACATCTGTCAGGAATATCAGCAGAAGCCACTTCCCCTTTTCCTTTTATGGAGAGGAATTGTACATGTATGCCTTAGAAACCCTGATCATAAATTCCTGATGGGAGGAGTAAGTATCTCGAATAAGTTCTCTGAGTTCTCCAAATCTCTGATGATTGAGTTTATGCGTTCTAATTATTTTGATTCCGCAGTAGCTCAGTATATCACTCCGAGAAATGAGTATAAGGTAAAGCTTCGAGACAGAGACAAAAGTCTTTTCTTTGACGAAATGGAATCAGATCTTAACAAATTGGATAAGATTATTGACGACCTGGAACCTGAATTAAGATTACCTGTTCTGATCAAAAAATACATTAAACAGAATGCCAAAGTAATTGCATTTAATGTTGACCCGAACTTTAATGATGCTATTGACGGATTGATGTATATTAGAATCAGTGATCTTCCTGAAAGTACGATAAAACCTGTACTGGAGGAAATGAGTGAACAAATCAGAAAGGAGCAGGAAAATAATCCAGCTGATAATCAATAA
- a CDS encoding aspartate kinase, whose product MKIFKFGGASVKDADSVKNVSMVLESQGFAKCLLVISAMGKTTNELEKVVELYFKKDNYQTEIEKIKRKHIEIAEGLFPENHAVFAEINLFFDDIDSFLRRNKSPNYNFVYDQVVSCGEMISTKIVSEYLNEIQFTNQWLDARDYVKTDNSYREGVVDWTKTEEFISNLNPELCYVTQGFIGSDENNFTVTLGREGSDYSGAIFAYCLNADAMTIWKDVPGVMTGDPRKFSDVSLLSNISYEEAIEMAYYGASVIHPKTLQPLQQKNIPFYVKSFVDPTKEGTKIGASDKNQQEESYILKENQDLLKISTRDFSFIAEDHMSLIFGHLSKYKIKVSLMQNSAISLALCLEDKFNHLEELNEELQKIFKTEAIKNVSLFTVRNAKMDHIDKFYHEKNVLLEQISKNTLQMVTQ is encoded by the coding sequence ATGAAAATTTTCAAGTTTGGTGGCGCGTCTGTGAAAGACGCCGACAGTGTGAAAAATGTGTCCATGGTTCTAGAAAGCCAGGGATTTGCCAAATGTTTGCTGGTAATTTCAGCAATGGGCAAAACGACCAATGAGTTGGAAAAAGTTGTAGAACTTTATTTCAAGAAGGATAACTATCAAACTGAGATTGAAAAGATAAAACGAAAACACATTGAGATTGCGGAGGGTCTTTTTCCTGAAAATCATGCGGTTTTTGCTGAAATCAATCTCTTTTTTGACGATATTGATTCTTTCTTAAGAAGAAATAAGTCTCCCAATTACAACTTTGTATATGACCAGGTGGTAAGCTGCGGAGAAATGATTTCTACCAAAATCGTAAGTGAGTATCTGAATGAGATCCAATTTACCAATCAATGGCTGGATGCAAGAGATTATGTAAAAACAGATAACTCTTACAGAGAGGGAGTTGTAGACTGGACAAAAACTGAAGAGTTTATTTCCAATTTAAATCCTGAACTTTGCTATGTAACGCAAGGTTTCATTGGTTCAGACGAAAATAATTTTACAGTAACGCTAGGGAGAGAAGGTTCTGACTATTCAGGAGCTATTTTTGCTTACTGTTTAAATGCTGATGCCATGACGATCTGGAAGGATGTACCGGGAGTAATGACCGGAGATCCTAGAAAATTTAGTGATGTATCTCTGCTTTCTAATATCTCTTATGAAGAGGCTATTGAAATGGCTTATTATGGAGCAAGCGTAATTCACCCGAAGACGCTGCAACCTTTGCAACAAAAAAACATTCCTTTTTATGTCAAATCTTTTGTAGACCCTACTAAAGAAGGCACTAAAATAGGAGCTTCAGACAAAAACCAGCAGGAGGAATCTTATATCCTAAAAGAAAATCAGGATCTTTTAAAAATCTCGACAAGAGACTTCTCTTTCATCGCAGAAGATCATATGAGCTTGATATTCGGACACTTGTCTAAATATAAGATCAAAGTTTCCCTGATGCAGAATTCTGCTATTTCACTGGCATTATGTCTGGAGGATAAATTTAATCATCTTGAAGAGCTTAACGAAGAGCTTCAAAAAATTTTTAAAACCGAAGCAATTAAAAATGTATCTTTATTCACAGTAAGAAATGCGAAGATGGATCACATTGATAAATTTTACCATGAAAAAAATGTATTATTGGAACAAATTTCCAAGAATACACTTCAAATGGTAACACAATAA
- a CDS encoding alpha/beta hydrolase, producing MAVYILSNRKIVRHKGEKVDSFSNDEYSIPNFRIAKCDFDSYKEPTAAAKKKKDYTNRNILNYKLFSEPEKQGYEEVLNVLLNEKGIQSSPLTANNLGGTQRLFYELYKNMSATKDRSDVLIFIHGYLYDFDDELKAILDLKKIFIDNPASPVEHILFVSWPASGSIIPLSYFDDKASSINSGTSLLRLFYFYTQFLKDIFSNRDLIPCNQRIHIMAHSMGNRVLQSMLYSLKRENILRVIDQVILLNADVSYKVFEDSEDSFNKLPLLANRISIYLNRQDLILGVSQFTKNILTPRLGKNGPSDITPYKDIVSIVDCTFVKDDVLSSFKFEVGNHWGYLSSSQVQNDIFQNLYGVDRNLISNRIKNNENIFTIIS from the coding sequence ATGGCCGTTTACATCTTAAGCAATCGGAAAATCGTCCGTCATAAAGGCGAAAAAGTAGATTCTTTTTCCAATGACGAATATTCAATTCCTAACTTCAGGATTGCAAAATGTGATTTTGACAGTTATAAGGAACCTACAGCTGCGGCCAAAAAGAAAAAAGACTATACCAACAGAAACATTCTGAATTACAAATTGTTCTCTGAACCTGAAAAGCAAGGCTATGAAGAAGTTTTGAACGTTTTACTGAATGAAAAAGGGATTCAATCCTCTCCCCTTACAGCCAATAATCTTGGCGGAACCCAACGACTATTCTACGAATTATACAAAAATATGTCTGCCACCAAGGACAGAAGTGATGTTCTAATATTCATCCATGGTTATCTGTATGACTTTGATGATGAATTAAAGGCTATTCTTGATCTAAAAAAAATATTCATTGACAATCCCGCTTCTCCTGTTGAACATATTTTATTTGTGAGCTGGCCGGCTTCCGGCAGTATTATTCCATTGAGCTATTTTGATGACAAGGCATCAAGCATCAACTCCGGAACATCATTGTTGAGGCTCTTCTATTTTTACACTCAGTTTTTAAAGGATATTTTTTCCAATCGTGATCTGATCCCATGCAACCAGAGAATTCACATTATGGCTCATTCTATGGGAAACAGAGTTCTTCAAAGTATGTTATACAGTTTAAAAAGGGAAAATATTCTTAGAGTAATTGATCAAGTCATTCTTTTGAATGCTGATGTTTCTTATAAAGTATTTGAAGACTCTGAGGATTCTTTCAATAAATTACCTCTGCTGGCTAACCGGATTTCTATTTATCTGAACAGGCAGGATCTCATCCTGGGAGTCTCCCAGTTTACCAAGAATATTCTTACCCCAAGACTTGGTAAAAACGGACCGAGTGATATTACGCCTTATAAAGATATCGTTTCTATCGTCGATTGTACTTTCGTGAAAGATGATGTATTAAGCAGTTTTAAATTTGAAGTCGGAAACCATTGGGGATACCTTTCCAGTTCGCAGGTACAGAATGATATTTTTCAAAATTTATATGGAGTAGATAGGAATCTTATTAGCAATAGAATTAAAAATAACGAAAATATTTTCACAATTATTTCTTAA
- a CDS encoding class I SAM-dependent methyltransferase translates to MRLLTLEDIRDIYIKFHQRGLPFLFSKLKIDSYQRTKSAFNVKEIESANFWSIPEVRSRWNKLVTGDINKTYEEYLSENYFQDSAEIKVLALGSGGCSHELRLAELNPHWKIDCFDFSDKLLSIASGIAKDKGLRNISFHAENVLTYDFEPGKYDIVFFHASLHHFENIFQFLKDVVIKSLKPTGCLIINEFVGKNRLQYSKQQIQYINKALKLIPQQYKRIYKTNLFKNNYYGSGVVRMIIADPSECVDSESIMPAIHEYFEVVDEKAMGNNLLQSVFKDIAHHFVGNEMPDSEKQRILKDIFQLEDDFLKSNPSDFVFGIYQVKGSHAV, encoded by the coding sequence ATGCGCCTTTTAACATTAGAAGACATCAGAGATATTTATATTAAATTTCATCAAAGAGGATTACCTTTTCTATTCTCTAAATTAAAAATTGATTCTTATCAAAGAACTAAAAGTGCCTTTAATGTAAAAGAAATTGAATCAGCTAATTTTTGGAGTATTCCCGAAGTGAGATCAAGATGGAATAAACTGGTTACGGGAGATATCAATAAAACGTATGAAGAATATCTCAGCGAAAATTATTTTCAGGATTCAGCAGAGATAAAAGTGCTGGCTTTAGGTTCAGGAGGTTGTAGCCACGAACTTCGCTTAGCAGAACTTAATCCTCATTGGAAAATAGATTGCTTTGATTTTTCAGATAAACTTCTCTCCATTGCAAGTGGGATTGCAAAAGATAAAGGTCTGCGTAACATTTCTTTTCATGCAGAAAATGTTTTGACGTATGATTTTGAGCCGGGAAAATATGATATTGTTTTTTTTCATGCCTCTCTCCATCATTTTGAAAATATTTTTCAATTCTTAAAAGATGTGGTCATTAAAAGTTTAAAACCTACAGGCTGCTTAATTATTAATGAATTTGTTGGAAAAAATAGACTTCAGTATTCCAAACAGCAAATTCAATATATCAATAAGGCTTTGAAACTTATCCCTCAGCAATATAAAAGGATATATAAAACAAATCTTTTTAAAAATAATTACTATGGAAGTGGGGTTGTAAGAATGATTATTGCAGATCCTTCAGAATGTGTAGATTCTGAAAGTATAATGCCTGCTATTCATGAATATTTTGAAGTTGTTGACGAAAAAGCAATGGGGAACAATCTCCTGCAAAGTGTATTTAAAGATATTGCACATCATTTTGTAGGAAATGAGATGCCAGATTCTGAAAAACAAAGAATATTAAAGGATATTTTCCAATTAGAAGATGATTTCCTGAAATCAAATCCAAGCGATTTTGTATTTGGAATATATCAGGTAAAAGGAAGCCATGCTGTTTAG
- a CDS encoding bacteriocin-like protein, with protein sequence MKNLKKLEKRELKIINGGNIPVVPIGCNIWDSRARCCKEWDWEHSGNPTC encoded by the coding sequence ATGAAAAATCTAAAAAAATTAGAAAAAAGAGAATTGAAAATCATTAACGGAGGAAATATTCCGGTTGTACCCATAGGTTGCAATATATGGGACTCCAGAGCCAGATGTTGCAAAGAATGGGATTGGGAACATTCAGGTAACCCAACTTGCTAA
- a CDS encoding bacteriocin-like protein, translated as MKNLRKLEKRELKKINGGNTPEIPIGCDRWDFRARCCKEWDLENQGRPTC; from the coding sequence ATGAAAAATCTAAGAAAACTAGAAAAAAGAGAATTAAAAAAAATTAATGGAGGAAATACCCCGGAAATCCCTATAGGCTGTGACAGATGGGATTTTAGAGCAAGATGTTGCAAAGAATGGGATTTGGAGAATCAAGGCAGGCCAACTTGCTAA
- a CDS encoding o-succinylbenzoate synthase, whose protein sequence is MKASYFKYVLEFKRPSGTSRGVLLDKETFILEISEDGKKGIGECAVFRGLSFDDKPDYEEKLIWLCENIDLNPDFLKEELKDFPSIWFGYEQAVQNLKLDENLYFPSEFTEGKSAITINGLIWMGDVGYMEEQIQDKLEKGFHCIKLKIGVDWKSEHIILQELRRKFSKEQLELRVDANGGFSIDEAGIVLQQLADLHIHSIEQPIKAGNWKGMAELCAQTPTPIALDEELIGITDLEEKKKLLETIKPQYIILKPALVGGFAGSDEWISLAEEQNIGWWITSALESNIGLNAIAQYTFTKKSPMPQGLGTGALFTNNFESNLELRNELLWFKK, encoded by the coding sequence ATGAAAGCATCCTATTTTAAATATGTATTAGAATTCAAACGCCCGAGTGGAACATCTCGTGGCGTTTTGCTTGATAAGGAGACCTTTATCCTTGAAATTTCAGAAGATGGAAAGAAAGGAATAGGAGAGTGTGCAGTCTTCAGAGGGCTGAGCTTTGATGATAAGCCGGACTATGAAGAAAAGTTAATATGGCTTTGTGAAAATATTGACCTAAATCCGGATTTCTTAAAAGAAGAATTAAAAGACTTTCCATCCATTTGGTTCGGATATGAACAGGCTGTTCAGAATCTAAAGTTGGATGAAAATCTTTATTTTCCAAGTGAGTTTACAGAAGGAAAATCTGCTATTACCATCAATGGGTTGATCTGGATGGGTGATGTTGGATATATGGAAGAACAGATCCAGGATAAACTCGAAAAAGGATTTCACTGCATTAAATTAAAAATTGGTGTCGATTGGAAATCTGAACATATTATTCTTCAGGAATTAAGAAGGAAATTTTCAAAAGAGCAGCTGGAGCTCCGGGTAGATGCTAATGGTGGCTTCAGTATAGATGAAGCTGGAATAGTTCTGCAACAATTGGCAGATTTACATATTCATTCTATTGAACAGCCTATTAAAGCCGGAAATTGGAAGGGTATGGCAGAATTGTGTGCTCAGACGCCTACTCCTATTGCTCTGGATGAGGAATTGATTGGAATTACAGACTTGGAAGAGAAGAAAAAGCTTTTAGAAACCATAAAGCCGCAGTATATTATTTTGAAACCTGCGCTAGTAGGAGGTTTTGCTGGTTCCGATGAATGGATTTCCCTGGCAGAGGAGCAGAATATTGGGTGGTGGATTACTTCAGCATTGGAAAGTAATATCGGCTTAAATGCCATTGCACAATATACCTTCACAAAAAAAAGCCCAATGCCACAAGGTTTAGGCACCGGAGCTTTATTTACAAATAATTTCGAATCCAATCTGGAGCTTAGAAATGAGCTGTTGTGGTTCAAAAAATAA
- the fbp gene encoding class 1 fructose-bisphosphatase, producing MSNQPLQTLGEFLIDKQDDFQYSTGEFSRLLSAIRLASKVVNREVNKAGIVDITGAAGNQNIQGEEQQKLDVIANEIFITALSQREVVCGIASEENDDFIDIKCGENGHLSKYVVLIDPLDGSSNIDVNVSVGTIFSIYRRVTEPGTPVQLEDFLQKGVNQIAAGYVIYGSSTMIVYTTGNGVNGFTLDPSLGTYYLSHPNMTFPKTGKIYSINEGNYIKFPQGVKNYLKYCQMEEGDRPYTSRYIGSLVADFHRNMLKGGIYIYPSYSQAPNGKLRLLYECNPMAFLAEQAGGKATDGFRRILEVEPTELHQRIPFFCGSIDMVEKAEEFMRIDSVK from the coding sequence ATGTCAAATCAACCATTACAGACTTTAGGAGAATTTCTTATCGATAAGCAGGACGATTTTCAATATTCAACAGGTGAATTTTCTCGTCTTCTGAGTGCTATAAGATTGGCTTCAAAAGTGGTTAATAGAGAAGTAAATAAAGCCGGAATTGTAGATATTACAGGAGCTGCAGGAAACCAGAATATTCAAGGGGAAGAACAGCAGAAACTGGATGTCATTGCAAATGAAATTTTTATTACAGCTTTGTCTCAAAGAGAGGTTGTTTGTGGTATTGCTTCTGAGGAAAATGATGATTTTATTGATATTAAATGTGGAGAAAACGGTCATTTAAGTAAATATGTGGTGTTGATTGATCCTTTGGATGGGTCTTCAAACATCGATGTGAATGTTTCCGTAGGAACCATTTTCTCAATTTACAGAAGAGTTACCGAACCGGGAACACCTGTACAGCTTGAAGATTTCTTACAAAAAGGAGTGAATCAGATTGCAGCAGGATATGTAATCTACGGATCTTCTACCATGATTGTTTATACAACAGGAAACGGAGTGAATGGATTTACATTAGATCCTTCTTTGGGAACTTATTATCTTTCTCATCCAAACATGACTTTCCCTAAAACAGGAAAGATCTATTCTATCAACGAAGGAAACTATATCAAATTCCCTCAGGGAGTAAAAAATTATCTTAAATATTGCCAGATGGAAGAAGGCGACCGCCCGTATACTTCCAGGTATATCGGTTCTTTGGTGGCAGATTTCCATAGAAATATGCTGAAAGGTGGAATTTATATTTATCCATCTTATTCTCAGGCACCTAATGGTAAGTTAAGGTTATTATACGAATGTAATCCAATGGCTTTCCTTGCAGAGCAGGCTGGGGGAAAAGCTACAGATGGTTTCAGAAGAATTCTGGAAGTAGAACCTACAGAACTTCACCAGAGAATTCCGTTTTTCTGCGGAAGCATCGACATGGTGGAGAAAGCAGAAGAGTTTATGCGTATTGACAGCGTAAAATAA
- a CDS encoding bacteriocin-like protein — protein MKNLKRLQRAELKIVKGGDIPIGCDTWDAGKRCCREWQTEYCNSPTCPDAPPPFCG, from the coding sequence ATGAAAAATCTAAAAAGACTTCAGAGAGCAGAACTAAAAATCGTCAAAGGAGGAGATATTCCTATTGGCTGTGACACGTGGGATGCAGGAAAAAGATGTTGTAGGGAGTGGCAAACAGAATACTGTAACAGTCCTACATGCCCAGATGCCCCACCACCATTTTGTGGCTAA
- a CDS encoding bacteriocin-like protein, whose translation MKNLRKLNKGELKRINGGRPPLGCNNWNPAAACCRAWAEGYCGGTTCPDSPPPYC comes from the coding sequence ATGAAAAATCTAAGAAAATTAAACAAAGGAGAATTAAAGAGAATTAATGGAGGAAGACCTCCACTGGGATGTAATAACTGGAATCCGGCTGCAGCTTGTTGTAGAGCATGGGCAGAAGGCTACTGTGGTGGTACCACTTGTCCGGATTCACCTCCTCCATATTGCTAA